In Cheilinus undulatus linkage group 16, ASM1832078v1, whole genome shotgun sequence, one DNA window encodes the following:
- the LOC121524099 gene encoding oxysterol-binding protein-related protein 3-like, with protein sequence MTSPSPTHSDSSGSSKHDSNQDSWEIVEGLRGAPASMQEPERQEGLLLKRRKWPMKGWHKRYFVLEKGILKYAKRDTDLKKGKLHGCIDVGLSVMSIKKKAMCIDLDTEDNIYHLKVKSPELFEEWVSKLRNHRVFRQNEIAMYPHERHLFHPHASSSPSLNDSLRKRATLTKQASIHQAKVSSWLHSSEDMDKCSKDLEECESYLLELNLLLKSMEVLHRTYSAPAISALQASNFDIPKKEKRPRRWRSKNNGKETKATLQVPSCISSQTPRLHASNPNLSTTEPNTQEVCPESPDSPTDASRLQEDFCRLANNIHATLKSAFSSLAAERDRLRHTLDLQAPQPAQVMGLKSAYTSECSGGSHSLVHQTSNDSRASIPESISEFFDAQEYLLSSSSSENEVSDDDSYISDVSDSVSMDTYSNEGGSERHNSVSSVITLARRRSTLPSPSPTSSVSLWNILKNNIGKDLSKVAMPVQLNEPLNTLQRLCEELEYSELLDTANQTHDPYQRMVYVATFAITAYASTYHRAGSKPFNPVLGETYECDRPDKGFRFIAEQVSHHPPVSACHSDSRNFSFWQDVRWKNKFWGKSMEIVPMGTTHVTLPAFGDHYEWNKVTSCIHNILSGQRWIEHYGEMSIKNINSDDCQCKVTFVKAKSWSSTVNEIEGVVTDSNGKVVHSIFGKWHDSIFQGDPPSATCIWRANPMPEDQEQYYGFTQFAVELNELDPTLRPLLPPTDTRFRPDQRLLEEGNTEGAEEQKQRIEQLQRERRKVLQDNSMTHQPRFFKKSKDDTWVSNNTYWETRRDPGFSAANFPVLW encoded by the exons ATGACGTCGCCGTCGCCCACTCACAGTGACAGCAGCGGCTCCTCGAAGCATGACAGTAACCAG GACAGCTGGGAGATTGTGGAGGGGCTCAGGGGGGCTCCGGCCAGCATGCAGGAGCCCGAAAGACAAGAGGGCCTGCTGCTCAAGAGGAGGAAGTGGCCCATGAAGGGGTGGCATAAG AGATACTTTGTGTTGGAGAAAGGCATCCTGAAGTATGCAAAGCGGGACACTGAT CTAAAGAAGGGGAAGCTGCACGGCTGCATCGACGTCGGCCTCTCAGTCATGTCGATCAAGAAGAAAGCCATGTGCATCGACCTGGACACAGAGGATAACATCTATCACCTGAAG GTGAAGTCTCCAGAGCTGTTTGAGGAGTGGGTGTCAAAGCTGCGTAATCACCGTGTGTTTCGACAGAACGAGATTGCCATGTATCCCCATGAGAGGCACCTCTTCCACCCCCACGCCTCATCTTCACCTTCTCTCAACGATTCCCTTAGAAAA AGGGCTACTCTGACCAAGCAGGCGTCAATCCACCAGGCGAAGGTCAGCTCTTGGCTCCATTCCTCAGAGGACATGGATAAGTGCAGCAAAG ACTTGGAGGAATGTGAGTCGTACCTGCTTGAACTAAATCTGCTGCTGAAGAGCATGGAGGTGCTCCACCGCACCTACTCAGCCCCGGCTATCAGTGCACTACAA GCGTCTAATTTTGACATCCCCAAAAAGGAGAAGAGGCCGAGGAGATGGCGGTCCAAAAACAACGGTAAAGAAACCAAAGCCACACTACAG GTCCCGAGCTGCATCTCTTCACAAACCCCTCGCCTCCATGCCTCCAACCCAAACCTCTCCACCACAGAGCCAAACACTCAGGAGGTCTGTCCCGAGTCCCCAGACTCACCTACAGACGCGTCCCGTCTGCAGGAGGACTTCTGCCGGCTGGCCAACAACA TTCATGCCACACTGAAATCTGCCTTCAGTTCTCTCGCtgctgagagagacagactCAGACACACCTTAGACCTGCAGGCCCCACAGCCAGCACAGGTCATGGGCTTGAAGAGCGCCTACACCTCA GAATGCTCAGGTGGATCCCACTCATTGGTCCACCAGACATCCAATGACAGCAGAGCATCAATCCCAGAGTCCATCTCTGAGTTTTTTGACGCTCAGGAATACCTCCTATCATCTTCTTCTTCAGAGAATGAG GTGTCTGACGACGACTCGTACATCAGTGATGTCAGTGACAGTGTCTCCATGGATACCTACAGCAATGAGGGAGGCAGTGAGCGGCACAACTCTG TCAGCAGCGTGATCACCCTGGCTCGCCGCCGCTCCACACTGCCCTCTCCCAGCCCAACCAGCAGCGTGAGCTTGTGGAACATCCTGAAGAACAACATCGGTAAGGACCTGTCCAAAGTGGCCATGCCGGTGCAGCTCAATGAGCCTCTCAACACACTGCAGAGGCTGTGTGAGGAGCTGGAGTACAGTGAGCTGCTGGACACCGCCAACCAGACCCATGACCCCTATCAGCGCATG GTGTATGTTGCTACTTTCGCCATAACTGCTTACGCATCCACATACCATCGAGCAGGAAGTAAACCGTTCAACCCTGTCCTGGGAGAGACATACGAGTGTGACCGACCAGACAAAGGCTTCAGGTTCATAGCTGAACAG GTGAGTCACCACCCTCCTGTATCAGCATGTCACTCTGATTCAAGAAACTTCAGCTTCTGGCAAG ATGTCCgatggaaaaataaattctgGGGCAAATCCATGGAAATTGTTCCCATGGGAACCACCCATGTCACACTACCTGC GTTTGGGGATCACTACGAATGGAACAAAGTGACGTCCTGTATCCATAACATCCTGAGCGGTCAGCGCTGGATCGAACACTACGGAGAGATgtccattaaaaacataaacagtgATGACTGCCAGTGTAAAGTCACATTTGTGAAG GCGAAATCCTGGAGCTCCACAGTGAACGAGATCGAGGGCGTAGTCACAGATTCAAATGGAAAAGTTGTGCATTCCATTTTTGGAAAATGGCACGACTCCATTTTTCAAGGAGACCCCCCGTCTGCCACATGTATCTGGAGAGCAA acCCAATGCCAGAGGACCAGGAGCAGTACTACGGCTTCACTCAGTTTGCAGTGGAGTTAAATGAGCTGGACCCCACTCTGAGACCTCTGCTGCCCCCCACAGACACACGCTTCAGGCCGGACCAGAG GCTGCTTGAGGAGGGGAACACTGAAGGAGCCGAGGAGCAGAAACAGAGGATCGAGCAGctccagagagagaggaggaaagtgcTGCAGGACAACAGCATGACACACCAGCCGCGCTTCTTCAA gaaaTCTAAAGATGACACGTGGGTGAGCAACAACACGTACTGGGAGACTCGCAGAGACCCTGGCTTCAGTGCGGCAAACTTCCCTGTGTTGTGGTGA